A window of Chrysoperla carnea chromosome 3, inChrCarn1.1, whole genome shotgun sequence genomic DNA:
gtttatttatgttGTATTTTACGAGAGGTAGCTTCAGAAAGTTTTgttgttgatttattttgtatggttttatattttgtatccaTCAAACTGGAAAGGAAAACCTActaaattttcgttatttatttgacaattttatGTGTGAGttgtttgtagtttttttaaacagacCGGGTTCACTAAAAATTTTCGTGAATAAAACGTCGATTTCTAGTTGGTTCTTGAGATCttttctataaacaaattttgtagttCAGTTACTGTTGGCATCATCAATTAAGTGCACCTGTTCGTTTAATTTGGTCTTTCACTcacaaaaatggtatttatagCAAAACAgatcacttttattggatttattgaaaattttatttttcgaagagtgcctcGACTTTGAAGTaacaattatatgaaataataattttaatacgaaAAAACTTTTGGGTACAactcttcaattatttttgcctaaactgtaccgATTTGCttcgaacaaaaaataacaataaacaatttaaaacaataacaactttctaatttaaagtgttaatctatcgattaccagttatggaatAGAGCGAGCTTTAAAACCTAAGTCAAGTTTAAAGTCTGTGTAAGATGTGCTGTGCGCCTACACACTCAACAATTTTCGTTAGAAGCATTTTTATCGGTACAAGCAATTTATGGAGTTTCAAGTAtaattcaacttaaaaaaaggccaccctgtatatgtggctactaatatattattttaactttatttcccAAAAAAGCATCCGCTATGACCAAACAGCTGATAACGCATATTGAATGAGGAATGTCTATACAAAACATCGTTTTACACAAATCTTGATTCGATGTCATCatacaaatgaatttttttcggaaatttGGCCTTAACCAAAGCCCCAaccaaatatcaataaattccaGACCGAAAGAcagcattttcaatttttgataaactttGGCTCAACATTTCATTAAATCTATctaattaactatttttttattatttcaaaattgtatttccaatttttaaatgtaaatttaccCAAAACCATGACAAAAACTTTTCATAACATGAAAATAGTTCTTTTGTAAGCTTCAAATAATTACTTGATGTatgttttcattatattttcgtttcaAATAGAAGATTAATGACTCTTAAAAGGGTTCATGTTCCCGACATACATTTCACATGATGCAAACTTTTCCAACTCATGTATAGGTTAATATACTATAAATGATGGTACCTTTCTAACCTAATAACGAGGGAAAATATTACCTAGATTTTTCGTAAGTATTTAACAATgttattgaaatagaaaaagaatttctaaaaagttttttgtttattgttgaGAGAAGTATTACTCTAAATACCGGTATTCAAGAGGGATTTTTAACATCGAAAAATGTCTTTGAGGTATAGTGAAGTAGTATTTTATGTTAAAGGTATAAAATTGGTTCTTCAAATTTATTAGGGTCAATACACTTAGAAAAAAGTACAATAATGcaggtaattatttttatatatcccTGTATACAGGGAAGCCTTTTTAACTCGACATATTCGTGAAActcgaaaataaataatcaaggaaaatgcttcaaacgaaaaatgttattttcatagACATATTATCCGAGCATTGAAATCAATCTAAAATTtccggttcaattaaaacctgcCTCTAATTTAACTGgcaaaaattagacgaaaactttaaaaaattcttctttataaaagcccaaatattttctgtttgaaacattttttggtaaaccgaatagttttgACAGTAACTGACAGCAAGAGAACCGTATAAGACCCTATTAGAAACTAGATATCATAGCTTTCTACGCGTTTcgtcattcaatttgaacaaacatgtctttatagaaaaacaaaccacttggaaaatttttttcgaagagtgcctagattcCGCAGAagacatacaaaaaaaacaatttttttaataacaatttttgttgattagTTTCAGTTGGAATGAATACTTTTATtagaaagtaaatatattaGCAATcccatagaaaagaaaaaaacgtgTCTCTACCCAAATGAAGAATGTACCAGTAGGGTAGATTATAggttgaaactatttttatctcattctcaactttgatgatgaacttttttataatttcatgaatgtagacgaaaaataagagtaaaatttttcgatatctgccttgtttTTCGCAATattgaaagctgaataattaaacaaaattttcaattttcgatattttttttaattacggcacatatcgaaaaattgtaattttactgGTCGTCTtacactattaatttttttaatttgtgctcCTACTACCctacttaatttaaaaagcaCAACTTTCTCAAAAAGAAACACACTTATTCAGTTTTATCGAgtttataaaaaccaaaatctcaccaaaagttattaaaacaagtaaaaacaaacaattgactgagttaattgttgaaataccatgtatagatagtgttgattactctgtcacattacacatacatacatgtcacacatatataactgatatagccataacatacatactatacaatttgcgaataatttgcgctctcacggataaacagtgatattaacgaaaaaatgttttcaaacaaaagatgtttatttttttataaggaacattttttatgaatacctataccaaaattttgttcatggtatcaatatttttaagcgttacaaacttgggacttaacttaatataccttcgtatatttcatatacatggtataaaaaaaaaactttaatagtaaatatgaaaattctgatcgaaaaaaaattattgattggagCCGCCGGGTATCGATCCCGGTACCTCTCACATGCTAAGCGAGCGCTCTACCATTTGAGCTACGGCCCCGACgttgaaactgtacaataagtAATGTTTTATCAATAACAATCAATTGAAGGTGTGGACAGCAGTCAAGGTGTTGCACTttcagttcaatttttttatatgatccactttcttttaaatacaaaaaaaaaaaaaacattgaaatttataaataatacatcacTTTTTAACAGGGGACGTAGCTCAGATGGTAGAGCGCTCGCTTAGCATGTGAGAGGTACCGGGATCGATACCCGGCGTctccaatttataattttgtttgttttgaatcGAATCCAATTTTATtagctaataaattttattgcagtCTTAATAAGCGTAACGCGCTATGTTGATAACGAAGTGTTATATAATCTCCAAtactgtaataataaaattgttgattgaataaaataattctattgtAATAACAgttaattaatgattattagtgttattttaacatattacaCTGTTCGAGTACAGGTTGATAAATCTTGTTTGGTATTCCATGAAATTTTACAGGTTCAAAATTCCACTTTACAAGCGTGTCTACTTTAGTCTTTTTTTGActccatatggaaaactttttttttataaggtttacgaaaaaaagttattaaaagtcaaaaatctctgctttcgaaaatattaacaatcagctattcacttttgacgtCGACTTTCGAAAGGGTGAAAACGCTACTTACGTCAACGTCAACGATCGTAATTGTATTTGTAATCTCTCCTACATGTCTCGGGAGtcatttcttgaaccgttttcTTTATTATCTGTTTGCCCTGTAAATTCGATGTTAAAAgcgaatagctgaatgttaatattttcgaaagcagaaatttttataactaataaccttttttcgtaaacattataatataaaaattgatgcaTTTGGAGCCAACTGAAGTAGACACGCTGTATATAGTGCAGTAGGTTATATAACGTCTTACTTCACTCATCTGATAAatgaccaaaattttttcgcaaCCCATttcagggatatttgttaatattttacatttcataaaaaaataacttccaTTGGGTAAACAGAtaggtgaaggtcgatcctaatacGGATCTTGCACTAAAATAACATTAATGAGAGAATAGATCGATTTTGGTATAAAGAAATAATGATGAACTCATTTGCAGAATTGTTTCAAGGATCAAATGCTGGCAAaagtatatatgttttattgataataattgatcaacatatttaaacttaaaaatttttagggaTCATGATATTTGTTACAATAACCTTTGTGATAAACTTATGAGATCCGTAGTTTTCTTCCAcgcatcattttttaaaattaaagcaaaatatgatatttatagcTAAAACATTGAAGTccatagcaaaaaaaaattataaatatgatttagcCAACGAAATTCATATGCTTCATCGGAAGATTGGCTTCTATTGCTTTTGTCTTCTGCAGTTGTTACCAACTTATATGGTATAAACAGTGCTTATGAGCCTTGTAGGTTAATTTTGGTACAGACTctcccttaaaaagtatataaatactCTTTATTTatgacttaatttttttgaaaaaaaaattattttataattattatcttgttttgattttgaaatataatccaAGAAATGTTTTGTTGGCTTAACTTGTGTGAGGATTTAttgattgtttttaagaaaaattagaaaGGTATGTCTAAAACTTCtttattttactaaacaaaTTCAAGCAAAATAAGTGGTTAACTTTacaatttagtattttattttttgagattgCGGGTTACAACTTTTTTAAGGTTCCCGTTTTGAGAGAGATATTTTTCGTCATTGAAACTTAACAAATtgtttgttcataaaataaaaattaatggttttgtttttcaaaaccgCACATTGATTTGACTATTTCTACCAAAAGTTGCTTAGCTAaacaatttcttattttaaattatatgtttgaaaaaattaattaaatataattaatattttaggttacaaaataaattttttaaatatgtacgaGGCAAACTTGTTATGGTTTAATTGGtccaaaatatcaataattataatattgatagttattaatttaactttaaatcaaTGCCAATTAAATGGAACTGTAATCGAAGCAGAAAATGTAACGTAttcattattattgaataacgaaataaataataatagtagtatactaaaaattaatcttATGGACCcagatgaattaaaaataaaaaaatactcatcGGTTATGGAAAATGATCGAactcaaattttaaatcaactgGATTCTATTACTGAAATTATAAATTCCATTTTGGACATGATTAATGGCAATGAAACAAGTGTTCCTCCTCAAGCTCCATCATCTAGACCAAAATGTAAcgttacaaaagaaaaattagaaagagtacaaaaagaaataaaatccaTGATTTCAAACATCACCGATATAAATGAAGGCGATAGTAAATGTACCCTCAATTTTGATAACACTGATAATTGTAACAATCTCGTAAAAACAATTCTGTGTGGGTTGAATCATGTTAAAAAAGGTTTCCATGACGCATTATTGGATGGTGGTTCAGATCAACAGGTTACGAAATGGAAGAATGCTTTTGATgcattaactaaaaaatttgaacaagaGAAAGATGATTTAATACAATCACTTTCACATAAACATCAATTAGAATTAGATAAACTACAAAAAGAAATCCACaatttaagaaaacaattaattacgaaggaagaaaatataattgaattgtgTGTGGTACAAATAGCCGTTGGACAAACACAAAAAGCTGTTGACCATTTTCTGGAGTTAAGTACAACACCAGCATCAATAATTGTTAAGAAAGCATATCATTTCAATGATTATACAAACCCAGATGAACTTGAAAGACTAGCAAATATCGATCAGTTTATTTTACTTCTACCTCAAATTGAAATGCAACGCGATGCTTTGAAGACATTTTTCAACGAAATGAAAGTAAATACTCATTTGAAAACTATAagagttttaataattaatcacaCTTACAAAAACTCTTTACTTTCAAGAAATGAAATCCCagatgaaattaacaaaaatacagATTTAATTTTATCGGAATTTTTTGAAGCTTTAGCTTACAATAAAAACGATTccaaattcaatcaatttataCGTTTATCTTTAGGcagatattttaatatgtactcatttaatttattaaatagagTACTTAATAACAAAGCTCTAAATGAAAcgattcgaataaaaaatattcttgacAGTATCCGAAGATTTCCCTGTGATCATGCTGCCGAAGGATTATTGTATGTTAACTATTATATGATCTCAAACAACCTGATATATGATAACACTAATGCATTGAAATTGGCGTATTATGTTaactattttaacaaaatatgtaatacagaaaatacaaaaataaaattgaagaatattAGAAAAAAGCTCCCAGAACATGTTGTCGGATTCATTGATCATATTTCTCACCATAGATGTAGGCTAAAAAATTCagcacataattattatttaatgggTGGGAATGTTATGGATAATAAAGTCCTGATTGGTTCTCTAAAACAACCAGCCAAATTAACTGAAAGTTTGTGGTGGGAGTTTGAAACTTCTAATAACTGTGAATCTTTTACGATAAAACAATCTGATTACTACTTGTCGCCAATTAAGAATGACAAAAGTAACAAACCTCGTCGTCCAGTACGAACTTATAATACTGTAGAGCAATCCAGTTGGGAAATTATACCGCGAAAAGGAGGCTcatattcgataaaaaatattcattttaatg
This region includes:
- the LOC123295433 gene encoding uncharacterized protein LOC123295433, whose product is MYEANLLWFNWSKISIIIILIVINLTLNQCQLNGTVIEAENVTYSLLLNNEINNNSSILKINLMDPDELKIKKYSSVMENDRTQILNQLDSITEIINSILDMINGNETSVPPQAPSSRPKCNVTKEKLERVQKEIKSMISNITDINEGDSKCTLNFDNTDNCNNLVKTILCGLNHVKKGFHDALLDGGSDQQVTKWKNAFDALTKKFEQEKDDLIQSLSHKHQLELDKLQKEIHNLRKQLITKEENIIELCVVQIAVGQTQKAVDHFLELSTTPASIIVKKAYHFNDYTNPDELERLANIDQFILLLPQIEMQRDALKTFFNEMKVNTHLKTIRVLIINHTYKNSLLSRNEIPDEINKNTDLILSEFFEALAYNKNDSKFNQFIRLSLGRYFNMYSFNLLNRVLNNKALNETIRIKNILDSIRRFPCDHAAEGLLYVNYYMISNNLIYDNTNALKLAYYVNYFNKICNTENTKIKLKNIRKKLPEHVVGFIDHISHHRCRLKNSAHNYYLMGGNVMDNKVLIGSLKQPAKLTESLWWEFETSNNCESFTIKQSDYYLSPIKNDKSNKPRRPVRTYNTVEQSSWEIIPRKGGSYSIKNIHFNEYLFADSVMSFFENGDNVYTWKNELPTNGWLWDVSLWEPECADN